The Spirosoma radiotolerans genome has a window encoding:
- a CDS encoding glycosyltransferase family protein yields MTIAFTICSINYLAQARTLGDSLRETNPDYTYLIGLVDKLSEANLPDTLLPDYPMIEVHTIGIPDFAAMCDRYDITELNTAVKPFYIDYLYKTYPEASQVIYFDPDIIVFQPLHELNDALTTHSLVLTPHTLSPIPDWELPNEQHHLNTGIYNLGFIGLSNNATARQFVDWWKDRLVYECRIDLCAGLFVDQHWVNFAPIYHENVLIDHHLGYNMAYWNLHERYITQNDQGEWLVSNSRESASTKPMELLQFFHFSGYNPSKPDDISKHQTRFGFASAGSKTTAVPARYLDRPEQQRPDVRPLFDLYRTRLLANHNELYRAYSCVYIKPPKAVRYVRVRKLLKKPFNKVIALLESR; encoded by the coding sequence ATGACCATTGCATTTACAATCTGCTCCATAAATTATTTAGCTCAGGCTCGAACCCTGGGCGATTCACTGCGAGAAACCAATCCAGATTACACCTATCTGATTGGCCTGGTCGATAAGCTAAGTGAAGCCAATTTACCCGATACGCTGCTGCCCGATTATCCAATGATCGAAGTGCATACCATCGGGATTCCTGATTTTGCGGCTATGTGCGACCGCTATGACATAACGGAATTGAACACAGCCGTAAAGCCTTTTTACATCGATTACCTCTATAAGACTTACCCGGAGGCCAGCCAGGTCATTTATTTCGACCCGGATATTATTGTGTTTCAGCCGCTGCATGAATTAAACGACGCACTGACAACCCATAGCCTGGTATTAACGCCCCACACCCTGTCGCCGATTCCCGACTGGGAGCTGCCAAACGAGCAGCACCACCTCAATACAGGCATCTATAACCTTGGCTTTATTGGCCTCAGCAACAATGCCACCGCCCGTCAATTCGTTGATTGGTGGAAAGACCGTTTGGTGTATGAATGCCGAATCGACCTCTGTGCCGGTCTTTTTGTTGATCAACATTGGGTCAACTTCGCCCCGATTTATCACGAAAATGTCCTTATCGACCATCATTTAGGCTACAATATGGCTTACTGGAATCTGCACGAACGATACATTACTCAAAACGATCAAGGCGAGTGGCTGGTGAGTAACAGCAGAGAATCCGCTTCAACCAAACCAATGGAGCTCTTGCAGTTTTTTCATTTCAGTGGCTATAACCCCAGTAAGCCAGACGATATTTCTAAACATCAAACGCGCTTTGGCTTCGCCAGCGCTGGCTCAAAAACAACTGCCGTACCGGCTCGCTATCTTGACCGGCCCGAACAGCAGCGGCCTGATGTAAGACCCTTGTTTGATTTGTATCGTACCCGATTACTGGCCAATCACAATGAATTGTATCGGGCCTATTCCTGCGTCTACATCAAACCACCCAAAGCGGTGCGGTACGTACGGGTCCGTAAACTGTTAAAAAAGCCATTTAATAAAGTCATTGCGCTTTTAGAATCTCGCTAA
- a CDS encoding glycosyltransferase family 4 protein, which translates to MRLLKAEGLSMHLLLGEGGPLLDEYKAICPVTLWPAPDRFVVNDLADKVLGKLGLWERFYARKQRARQQAIREELALDTFDLVLVNTVTSSRWFGQLAIPEKTPIVTFVHELDMSVRIYTRPDELAYLLRRTTQLLSVSKATAAYYAEEHGFDPARITLYTLIDTPSLERNVQKALEQPSIYPSLGLPDNALIVGGCGNAEWRKGNDLFVTLARQVIGRETATGRPIHFVWVGVPAGTLRDDLLVDIRKAGLADRVHLIPPTPDVLRYMSRFDVFVLCSREDPYPLVVFEAGLCHVPVVCFDKAGGSPELIEDDGGFVVPYLDLDAMSNRTLELLHTPELRQTMGRRLGQKILERHPAQQSIETLVTLFTKLTRH; encoded by the coding sequence ATGCGTTTGCTGAAGGCAGAGGGTCTGTCGATGCATCTGCTGTTAGGTGAAGGCGGCCCGCTTTTGGACGAGTACAAGGCTATTTGCCCCGTCACGCTCTGGCCTGCCCCCGACCGCTTTGTCGTCAACGACCTGGCGGATAAAGTATTGGGAAAGCTCGGTCTTTGGGAGCGGTTTTATGCCCGCAAACAAAGAGCCCGCCAACAGGCCATCAGGGAAGAACTGGCACTCGATACATTTGATCTGGTCTTGGTCAACACCGTTACCAGCAGCCGTTGGTTTGGTCAGTTGGCCATTCCGGAAAAGACGCCGATCGTTACCTTCGTGCACGAGTTGGATATGTCGGTGCGGATATATACCCGCCCCGATGAACTGGCCTATCTGCTGCGTCGAACTACTCAATTACTGTCCGTATCGAAAGCAACAGCCGCTTATTATGCGGAAGAACACGGCTTCGACCCCGCCCGCATTACGCTTTATACACTGATCGATACCCCTTCGCTGGAGCGTAACGTCCAGAAAGCGCTTGAGCAACCCAGTATTTATCCGTCGTTGGGCCTGCCAGACAATGCGCTCATTGTGGGTGGCTGCGGAAATGCCGAGTGGCGCAAAGGTAATGACCTGTTCGTTACCCTGGCCCGCCAGGTGATTGGCCGCGAAACAGCCACCGGCCGCCCCATTCATTTTGTCTGGGTGGGTGTACCGGCGGGTACCTTGCGCGATGATTTGCTGGTCGATATTCGAAAGGCGGGCCTGGCTGATCGGGTGCATCTGATTCCGCCAACGCCCGATGTGTTGCGGTACATGAGCCGATTCGACGTTTTTGTGCTTTGCTCGCGCGAAGATCCCTATCCACTTGTTGTCTTTGAGGCTGGCTTATGTCATGTTCCTGTGGTTTGTTTCGACAAAGCCGGTGGCTCGCCCGAACTGATCGAAGACGACGGCGGATTCGTTGTGCCTTATCTGGATCTCGATGCCATGAGCAACCGAACGCTTGAGTTGCTCCACACACCCGAACTGCGCCAAACCATGGGCAGACGACTGGGTCAGAAAATTCTGGAACGACATCCAGCACAACAAAGCATCGAAACTCTCGTAACTTTGTTTACTAAACTGACCCGGCATTAA
- a CDS encoding acetyltransferase, which produces MAKVIIFGVMDTAELAHFYLTHDSEHDVAAFTVSREYMTGTEFQGLPLVAFEEVETLFSPQEYKFFAPMTGRNMNRNRERIYLEAKAKGYEFISYISSKATLFGNQIGENCFILEDNTIQPFTTIGNNVVLWSGNHIGHHGQIKDHVFFTSHVVMSGHCVIEPYCFFGVNSTIRDFLHIGTGTLVGMASAIYKDTDEWGLYLGNPAKKLPKPSYEAY; this is translated from the coding sequence ATGGCGAAAGTTATCATTTTTGGGGTAATGGACACGGCTGAACTGGCCCACTTTTACCTTACGCACGACTCGGAACATGACGTAGCGGCCTTTACCGTCAGTCGGGAATACATGACCGGTACCGAATTCCAAGGATTACCGCTGGTCGCGTTTGAGGAGGTCGAAACACTGTTTTCTCCCCAGGAATATAAGTTTTTCGCCCCGATGACCGGGCGGAATATGAACCGAAACCGTGAGCGAATCTACCTCGAAGCCAAAGCGAAAGGGTATGAGTTCATTTCGTACATCAGTTCAAAAGCGACGTTGTTTGGCAACCAGATTGGCGAAAACTGCTTTATTCTGGAAGACAATACCATTCAGCCCTTTACGACCATTGGCAACAATGTTGTACTTTGGAGCGGCAACCACATCGGGCATCATGGTCAGATAAAAGACCATGTTTTCTTTACGTCGCATGTGGTCATGTCCGGGCATTGCGTGATTGAACCGTACTGCTTTTTTGGGGTAAACAGCACCATCCGCGATTTTCTTCATATCGGTACAGGCACGCTCGTTGGTATGGCGTCGGCTATTTATAAAGACACCGACGAGTGGGGCTTGTACCTGGGCAACCCCGCCAAAAAACTCCCCAAACCAAGTTACGAAGCGTATTAA
- a CDS encoding WbqC family protein translates to MTLAIMQPYFLPYIGYMQLMDAVDTFILYDDVSFINRGWINRNRLLINGQEHLFTIPLKDASQNKRINEVHLADDPKWRSKLLRTIEQGYRKAPCYQQVMPITEKIINFATDSIADLVYFSLIELNQYLGITTRLVASSSIYSNADLKAQERILDICRQESATRYINPIGGIELYDKPTFEESGIKLNFIKAKPVQYPQFGRSAFVPWLSILDVLMFNDIDTVRVLLGEYELV, encoded by the coding sequence ATGACCCTTGCCATCATGCAGCCTTATTTCCTGCCCTACATCGGCTACATGCAACTGATGGATGCTGTCGATACGTTTATTCTGTACGACGACGTATCGTTTATTAACCGGGGCTGGATAAACCGCAATCGATTATTGATCAACGGGCAGGAACACTTGTTCACCATTCCGCTCAAAGATGCCAGCCAGAATAAACGCATCAACGAGGTACACCTGGCCGACGATCCGAAGTGGCGCAGTAAATTGCTGAGAACCATTGAGCAGGGGTATCGGAAAGCGCCCTGTTATCAACAGGTTATGCCGATAACCGAAAAAATAATCAATTTTGCAACCGATTCAATTGCCGACTTAGTCTACTTTAGTCTTATCGAACTGAATCAATATCTGGGCATTACCACCCGGCTGGTTGCCTCTTCGTCAATTTACTCGAATGCAGATTTGAAGGCCCAGGAGCGTATCCTGGATATTTGTCGGCAGGAAAGCGCCACCCGGTATATCAACCCAATTGGCGGCATCGAATTATACGATAAGCCAACCTTTGAAGAAAGCGGCATCAAACTAAATTTTATCAAGGCCAAACCGGTACAATATCCGCAATTCGGCCGCAGTGCGTTTGTTCCCTGGCTCTCAATTCTGGACGTCCTGATGTTTAACGACATCGATACTGTTCGGGTACTGCTGGGTGAGTATGAATTAGTGTAA